TATAGTCCTTGGTTCATGCATGGTGAACACTGCATGCAACACcttacaggctctgcctttttaAAAACAAAGTGGATATAGCACCGGCACCGGTTACAAACGTGAATGGCTATTTTACCGGCACAAGTCCATCATttgctggactatcaaacaaaccagttgtgtctaggcgagctagagttggtacgcgtctagtaggtttccccgagcattcgactttaggacacgcgtctagtaggtttccccgagcattcaactttagggcacgcatctagtaggttgccccgagcattcaactttaggggacgcgaaaagtagttccttagcgttaggggtaggctagggttcagctttggtttcttcttcactcttgttatatatagaagtcacttcagtcagatgtttataaggtagaaactaagggagatGAGTATAgttgcagcaccggtggtataatcgttacaagcattgcttatgagtacggatgcctGCATGGGTTCGAGCCCTtgcttagacaacttttttttcgctttcttaggctttttgtacaagttttttttagaaatgcacgtaacattctaagtattatacacTTTACtgccggcaaaacagtgtaaccggtaccggctctatataacctgcctttTTTAAAACGAGTAgctctatagctagctagctagacaaataGATATTAGGCCATTTATTAAGCACGTCGGATGCAATTCACGCGCACTAGACCTAGCTACGCAATGCCGCACTTTCAGTTGGGCAGCTTATGACTGAACAAATCTGTCTCTAGCAAAACGCACTTGCAACGTCGCCGTGGACAAATGCACTCGCACTGACGTCCCCGCGCGGACAAATGCATTTGCAACATCCCCACGGACAAATGTAATTGCAACTTCTCCACAACCACCAGGAGTGGCACTATACCCATCTATGGTTTGAACCGAATCCGCGACGTTGCGAGTACGTTTTGAACCGCATCCGCGACGTTGCGAGTACGTTTTGAACCGCATCCGCGACGTTGCGAGTACGTTTTGAACCGCATCCTCGACGTTGCGAGTGCGTCTGAACCGCATTACGTAGTGCGCCGTGAATTGTATCCGGGTCTGTACCTATATAAGCTAGCTATTCAGTCACGCCGGTACTGAAACCAAACAAGTTCAAACTCACGGAACGTATGGCGGCACAGTTTGTAGAAAAGATCGAGTATTACCTCGTGTTGGATTTTGAAGCCACTTGTGATGAGAAGAGGACATCCAGACCACAGGAAATAATCGAGTTTCCAGTGCTCAAAGTTAATGCAACTACTTTGGAAACAGAGTCAACATTCCACACGTACGTCACGCCCACTGTCCACCCCCAGTTAACAGCCTTCTGCACACGGCTCACTGGAATCACTCAAAAGATGGTGACTGATCAACCGTCACTGTTGAAAGTGCTGGAGATGTTTGACGAGTGGATGGTGAAAGAGAAACTAAAGGACAATCCTAACATCTGTTTTGTAACATGTGGAGACTGGGACCTCAAGACCATGCTCCCTGGCCAGTGTGCTTACTTGAGAGTCAACGTGCCCCAATACTTCAAGAAGTGGATGAACATTAAGAAAGTTTTTTCCAGGATAATGAAATGTAGATCGTTTGGAATGGCTGGTATGCTTGATAAGCTAAACCTCACACTGGATGGCCGACACCATAGTGGTATTGATGATGCAAGAAACACTGCTAAAATTTTACGAAAACTACTGAAAAAAGAGCCTAACATCCAACCAACTACTGTTTTGCGGTACTGAGGCTATTTTTGTTTACTAAATTGGTATAAGCACAGGTTGACAGAAATGCATACACAATTGTAGTAATTCTCTAAGCTGTAGTAGTATATAGTGCATTTTAACTTTTATATTAGATTTCTATGTTTTTGATATAGATAGTCTAGGCAATCTTCAGATACAACACAGCTAGGCAATGTACAAAATGCAACTGCCAAGAACACATCAGGCACGGTTCTAAGGGGGTTTCACCAGTTTTTAAAAACCATGCAGTCAGCTCTTTTAATCGaaaaaattattatgattatggtAATTGGAAAGGTAGTACAATGCTGATtacatccaatgaaaaaaagtaAAGATAAAAAGGATTAGGAGAAGTAATTACATGTAACTGGTTAAAGTGTGTGCATTAATTACAAAGTCTGTCATAACATTAGGGGGGTAGTTCATTCCATTGTTTAACAattctgtaaaaaaaaaaaaagaagctcTTTTGGTAATCGTAAAACAGTAAGCAAAATTTAAGTTTAAAAATGAGGTGTACATTGACTGGAACAAGCTGTCTCTATGTGGCTATTACTATCCAATAACTATTATAGCAATCATTTTCTGGATGTAATTGGCTTTGGTGGCCTTACCCAAATGGTTGATACCCGTACTCATGATAAACATATTTTCTCTACAAATCAACCATCCCATATTATTTCATGTATATATTGTTGTACCAGGTGTCAGTGATCATGGGGCTCTATACATTGAGTCAAAACTGGAAGTGTACATAACTCCTCCCACCCAGAGAAAGGTCTACTTGTGGAGCAGAGCTGATTTCAGCCATATTAACGATGCTATGTTTCAACAGTGTAGAGAGTTTGTATAACAGAATTCAAATGAAACACCAATTCAGGAACTGTGGAACAAATTTAAAGGTATTTGTAAAGAATATCTAAATCTGATACCATGAAGACTGACTTCCAAATGACACAACCATCCTTGGATCAATACTAACATCAAGCAAATAACTAGAATGAAACATCACCTCTACAACAGAAATCATACCACTAATCTGCCACAACATTGGTTAGCTTTTCAGAACATAAAGAAAATAAGTCAGTGTGAGTGTTGGCAGGCACACAATCAGTATATATTCAACCTCCGTGATCCACACTCAACTAGATGGCACAAGCAATTATGGACTTATAttaaaaacaaaagaaaagacCCTTCATATTTCAACCCACAATATTTTAATCCAATCCATACCACCTTATCCAATAGGCAGCCACCGTACTCATTACTTAAAAGTTCCGTCAGCCAGATTACAAACATACAAACTGTTATTTTCCCCTCATATATCGTACTCTGGAATACTCTACCAACTGACATTGTTTTATCACCTGacattgaaattttcaaaagACAAACTAAAACATCATTTTGCAATCCCTACATAATATAGGTCAACTGGAATTATtgtaatatgtagctacatgataTATACTCAtgttgagtttgtacattattgataaataatgaataataatttATTCTAACTTCTATAGTGATCAAACTACACAAACTGCTTTTCTCCAGCACAAATTACTACTCCCAAGCCTTGAATTAGTGACCTTGAACTTATCTTTTTGACACCTCCTATACAAAACGGTGCTAGTAGTTATAGAAATCTACATCATTTTCAGCTGTACTAgcaatttcaatttttttaggTGTGTTTTAAAATTTACCCTGTAAAATTCTGCTCATTTATTACGAAAATATCCTAAGCTAAAGTTTACTTACCATTCTTTTTCAATAGAAATTATTTCATACTTAAATTTGTATTGGAGAAGTGGCACCATTGAATTATTGCAGTTCATGACCTTTTCTGCACTTATATCAGTAGGTTAAGCACTTCTTAGGATAAAAAAAGGTGCTGGTTTCAAAAATGAGGATGATTTTGCTGTTTAGAGTTGACTATTCTTGAGTTTGGCCTCATGAAATGTGCCACAAGTGAAGGAATCAATTTGTAACTATGTTTTTTTGTGATAGTGTAAGTGTATTTAAATGCTGCATGTTTAGATGATAGTTCTTAGTGGATTTTAGCGGATGGTGATTAGCTATTATGTAATGGTACAACATTTAACTGGCTAGTGAATTGTTttaattatatataatgcacataaaCTACATGCAGTTACAGTGTGGTTGCAGATgctattgtttgtttactttattgtaacattatgactggtgagctcatgcataccgcatcaaaagaaaggatggtgccaaaGGTAATGTTTTCAACTGAACATGTGGCCCAAATATCAATCGCTGACTCAAAAATGAAGTGgctattacactttgctttcaactctgtatgttcagcccattacacagcactacaaactaATAACAGGTAGGAGAAACGCctatccagtcaccacgaaaaatgccacctaactatcaattactgactcgaaagtgaaagtggtcattacgcttcgctttcagctatgttcagttgTTTCACAGAGctaaaatgaagagcagtaagagaagcgcctctgcaatcagtccagtcaccatggaaaatacgaaCAATtcccatagggaagccatcgcgCTATTATGAATCAACACTTTTGgctgtcagcgaaaagaaatgggacacaaaggaggacaaaggtaagtctatgatgcgcattgtatgtactgcggtatgccaaaaggcacatgttaGGTGAaacaacatcgaacagtgaaaaatcgagcccatagccttagctgttatctagttatgcttgtctgaaggcatcaggcaggcaggcaggcaggcaggcaggcaggcaggcaggcaggcaggcaggcaggcaggcaggcaggcaggcaggcaggcaggcaggcaggcaggcaggcaggcaggcaggcaggcaggcaggcaggcaggcaggcaggcaggcaggcaggcaggcaggcaggcaggcaggcaggcaggcaggcaggcaggcaggcaggcaggcaggcaggcaggcaggcaggcaggcaggcaggcaggcaggcaggcaggcaggcaggcaggcaggcaggcaggcaggcaggcaggcaggcaggcaggcaggcaggcaggcaggcaggcaggcaggcaggcaggcaggcaggcaggcaggcaggcaggcaggcaggcaggcaggcaggcaggcaggcaggcaggcaggcaggcaggcaggcaggcaggcaggcaggcaggcaggcaggcaggcaggcaggcaggcaggcaggcaggcaggcaggcaggcaggcaggcaggcaggcaggcaggcaggcaggcaggcaggcaggcaggcaggcaggcaggcaggcaggcaggcaggcaggcaggcaggcaggcaggcaggcaggcaggcaggcaggcaggcaggcaggcaggcaggcaggcaggcaggcaggcaggcaggcaggcaggcaggcaggcaggcaggcaggcaggcaggcaggcaggcaggcaggcaggcaggcaggcaggcaggcaggcaggcaggcaggcaggcaggcaggcaggcaggcaggcaggcaggcaggcaggcaggcaggcaggcaggcaggcaggcaggcaggcaggcaggcaggcaggcaggcaggcaggcaggcaggcaggcaggcaggcaggcaggcaggcaggcaggcaggcagttagccagtagaaaattccactgaataaaattttgtagcaataaATTGGGGTagaacttttgggcttggttatatctaaccaatactgccaaggtattgtgaagttggctttgggtgatatttttggccagaaaaacccgaacctccatgatccctatcatactgtatacaaAAATAGGTACACTAAGCTAACGATACAAAAGATACAACACAAAAAGTAAACTACAAAATCAAAACATAAAGAGTAAAGGTAGCTAAAAAATTTATTAATGGCAATGTGGTAGCTGGCCTCAGTAAACCTGCAATAAAAATTGTTCTAGCGTACGGCCCCTCAATAAAAAACTCTTACCAGACAACATTAAGAAAGTGTTTGCAAAGATAATGAAGTACTACATTGTTGGTGGAATGACCAGCATGTTCAAAAAACTAAACCTCACTCTTGATGGGCGACACCATAGTGGTAATGATGATGTGAAAACATTGCTAAAATTGTACAAGAGCTCCTGAAAAAGGAACTCAATATACAACCAACAACAGTTTTGCAGTAGCCAAAGTTATTTATAGCACGTGTGCTAGCTAATTGAtaagaattagctaataaataCAAGATAAATTTTTATAGCATGTTATTCACTCAGTAGTTGCCACAGTTACCATTTCTTCTACTGATATAACTTTCTCGCGAGGCTTTCCTAGTTCATTACCTCGCTGTTGTTCAAGATGATCTATCTTTTCCCACTGCGAAAAAGTAATAGGGTCTAGGCCTGTAATGGAAAACCAaatacgaagaagaaaaaatctaAAATAAATCACCTTTTATGCTTGGCAGCAGTTTCTTAGTTGCCTCTCCACTGTATTCAGCAACTGGTAGCTTTCCTAAGAAAACAGTAGGCCAGGGCTATAATAGTGTTCACAAGTCTACAGTTGCTAATACCATCATTGAAATCCATTAGTATTAAATGTGCTGTGGCGAAGGCATCATTCATGGTATTCACAATGACACCAGTTGGGCCTCTCTTCACCCAACCACTGCAGTACAGTCCTGAATGCAAATATGTGTACATAACAAGATATGGCATTCTATGTAGGAGAACTAATTGAGCTCTAGATTGAGGGTCTACCCAAGCAATCTAAACCAGCAGAGTTAGCTAGTACAATGTATAAACATATAAATATCAGTAAAACTTGCATGGAGAAGAAAAAAATGGGCCCCAGTCCATGGTCTGCATGTTTGTACCAACTCTtcccactattattaactcttgcttaaCCCACCCAAAGTTTACTATTGATGACTAGTGGCACCTACACATGATCAGGTAGACTGTACACTAACCACCTTCTGTCTACACTTAAGCACAGGCCATCCATTGTGCATGATGAGTACACTAGTCCATTACGCCAACTAAGCAAGTTGCTTTATAGAAGCTGGTTTAGACAGACAGCTATTCCAGGGAAATAGCTTCTTCAGTAAAGCAGTGCTAGCAGTCATTGTGAGTGCAGCAAAATTAGCATAAGCTGGACAAACAAAACACAAATTGAGTGATTGTGGGCAAAGAGTTGATGGAATTTTAGAATGAGAGGGCAATACTAACCAGCTCAAGCCACTTTTTAGAGTAAGGACATGCTATAACAGAGAAAACTAGTCTACCCATGTGATTATGACCTGTAGAGTTAGCTAGCACAAAGCAAAAAAATGTATAAATATTACTAAATCACTGAGTCCCCCATGAGACCCGTATATGATTATTCCGTCTAAAGTTTTTATATACAGTTGTATGTTCCGTGGTGCTTAATTGTGTGACTAAACACATGAGAATTTCTAGAATATTGGGGCTAGAATAAGTATTTAATATACCTAACTGTAACCATGGACTCTTACTGATACTCTTACTGATCTTGTGAGTTAGTATTGTTGGGTACGAGAGAGGTAAAGGATTAACATAACAATTATCAAAATTAGATCAAAAATCAAGGAGCAAGCATTGCACAATCAAATCAATAGATACAAGCATATTACCTGGAATATGTTCTCCTTCATCTACAAATGTATGTCACATTATACAGCTGGGAATTATTAGTTCAGCTCACTGTTCAATACTCTGCCATCTTTGTTGGGAATAATCCCCTTGTCACTATCAAATGGAACACTATTATCCACTGGTACACCCTTGTATCCAATACTACAGAAGACCTGTATTAAAAATATATGACCGTA
The nucleotide sequence above comes from Dysidea avara chromosome 3, odDysAvar1.4, whole genome shotgun sequence. Encoded proteins:
- the LOC136250462 gene encoding ERI1 exoribonuclease 3-like, whose amino-acid sequence is MAAQFVEKIEYYLVLDFEATCDEKRTSRPQEIIEFPVLKVNATTLETESTFHTYVTPTVHPQLTAFCTRLTGITQKMVTDQPSLLKVLEMFDEWMVKEKLKDNPNICFVTCGDWDLKTMLPGQCAYLRVNVPQYFKKWMNIKKVFSRIMKCRSFGMAGMLDKLNLTLDGRHHSGIDDARNTAKILRKLLKKEPNIQPTTVLRY